The following proteins come from a genomic window of Takifugu rubripes chromosome 11, fTakRub1.2, whole genome shotgun sequence:
- the LOC105416175 gene encoding pregnancy zone protein-like isoform X2, whose product MCYRYRGKQQTTNMVILEVTMLSGFVPDPESVANLRQALLVGRVDENEGRVLIYITALPKDTPIHHTLTLIQEVPVQNLKPALVKIYDYYQPSDQAKTEYVVNCDTK is encoded by the exons ATGTGTTACAGATACAGGGGCAAGCAACAGACCACAAACATGGTCATCCTGGAGGTTACAATGCTGTCTGGATTTGTTCCCGATCCCGAGTCTGTGGCGAAT CTCCGTCAAGCCCTCTTGGTGGGTCGTGTTGACGAGAACGAGGGCCGAGTTCTGATCTACATCACTGCG CTGCCGAAGGACACCCCGATCCACCACACTTTAACCCTGATCCAGGAGGTCCCAGTGCAGAACCTGAAACCAGCTTTGGTCAAGATCTACGACTACTACCAGCCCA GTGACCAGGCAAAGACGGAATATGTCGTTAACTGTGAT ACTAAATAA
- the LOC105416175 gene encoding pregnancy zone protein-like isoform X1, translated as MCYRYRGKQQTTNMVILEVTMLSGFVPDPESVANLRQALLVGRVDENEGRVLIYITALPKDTPIHHTLTLIQEVPVQNLKPALVKIYDYYQPSDQAKTEYVVNCDVD; from the exons ATGTGTTACAGATACAGGGGCAAGCAACAGACCACAAACATGGTCATCCTGGAGGTTACAATGCTGTCTGGATTTGTTCCCGATCCCGAGTCTGTGGCGAAT CTCCGTCAAGCCCTCTTGGTGGGTCGTGTTGACGAGAACGAGGGCCGAGTTCTGATCTACATCACTGCG CTGCCGAAGGACACCCCGATCCACCACACTTTAACCCTGATCCAGGAGGTCCCAGTGCAGAACCTGAAACCAGCTTTGGTCAAGATCTACGACTACTACCAGCCCA GTGACCAGGCAAAGACGGAATATGTCGTTAACTGTGATGTAG ACTAA